TAGACACGCGCAAATCGGCCAAAGCGGATTACAGTTAAAGCATGCCGTCGCTCAAGAACGGCACGTTTCGACCCTGATCCGTGAGGAAACACCGTATGCCGTGGACAAGTTCCGAATCACGCTACAGCACCGTGTCAGTCCTGTTGCACTGGTTGATGCTGGTGTTGTTGGTGCTGGTGTATGCCAGCATGGAATTGCGAGGCATCTTTCCCAAGGGCAGTGGCGGCCGCTCGCTGATCCGTGAAGTGCATTACATGCTCGGCCTGACCGTGTTCGTGCTGGTGTGGTTTCGCCTGCTCGCGCGCAGCATCGGCCCGGCGCCGAAAATCTTCCCGGCTTCACCGCAATGGCAAACCGCACTGGCCCGGCTGATGCACTGGGCGTTGTACCTGTTCATGATCAGCATGCCGATTCTCGGCTGGCTGATCACCAGCGCCGAGGGTCATCAAGTGATGTTCTACGGTTTCGACCTGCCGTTGCTGGTGCAAGAGGACAAAGCGTTCGCCAAACAGGTTGAACACTGGCACGTGTTGATTGGCAATATCGGCTACTGGCTGATCGGCCTGCACGCGCTGGCAGGGCTGTATCACCACTACGTAGTGGGCGATAACACACTGCTGCGGATGATGCCCAAGCGCAACCAGGTTTAGCCGTCGAATCCACGCCGGCCCTGCAAGCCGCCGGTGTGGATGAAGATCAGGCGCGTTCCACGGGCAAAGCGGCCCGCCTCGACTTGCTGTTTGAGTGCCAGTAAAGCCTTGCCGGTGTACAGCGGTTCGAGGGGGACGTCGCTGGCCTGCTCGGTCTGCGCGATGAACTCAAGCAACGGCGCATCGACTTTGGCGAAGCCCCCACGGCTGGCATCGATCAGCTCATAGCCTGCGATATCACCGACAATCGCCTCGACGTTGGCCGCGACACCGTGATCGTCGGGCACGGCCATGGCGCCATACACCGGGCGTTGACCGGCTTCCGCCAGCACCAAACCCGCGAGCGTGGTGCCAGTGCCGCACGCCAGCCACCAACCGTGATAGTCGTCCCAACGTAGCTTGCCCAGTTGCTCACTGACCTGCTCCTGCAATGACGTGCAACCCTGCGCGCCCGGCAACCCGCCGCCACCTTCGGGCACCGGATGCAGCGTCGGGTATTGCGCCCGCCACGGCTGCCAGAACCCCGGCTCATGCCGCGCCCGATAACCGCCATAGCCGAGCCAGTGCAATTGCATGCCGAAGCCCTGCAGATCCCTGATCGTCGGCGTGTCCTGCGGATGCCCGCGCAGCAGGCCGACCGTTGTGAATCCCAGGCGTTTACCCGCAGCGGCCAGTGCATGCAGATGATTGGAGTGCGCGCCGCCCAGGCTGATGATGCCTTCGGCGCCCGCACGGTCGGCGGCCTTGAGGTGTTTGACGAGCTTGAACCACTTGTTGCCGCTGATCAGCGGGTCGATCCGGTCCAGACGCAGGATGGCGACATCAATGCCGGCGGCGGTGAGCCAGTCCAGATGAAGGGATTCGAGGGGGGCTTGAGGTAGCCAGTCAGCGGGGGGAAGAAGCATTGGCGAATTATCAATCTAAATAAAGCCAGCATTGTAGTTGCTCTAAAGACGACATCGCGAGCAAGCTCGCTCCCACATGGCTTTGTGCAGCTCACAACATCTGTGAACGACGCAAAACCTGTGGGAGCGAGCTTGCTCGCGATGGTCGCTGGCACGCTGGACCTGGTTGCAGCGTTACAGCTCGGCGGCCAGACGCGAGCCCTGATTGATCGCACGCTTGGCATCCAGCTCGGCCGCCACATCGGCGCCGCCGATCAGGTGCACGTTCTGCCCGGCTGCCACCAGACCTTCTTGCAGCTCACGCAACGGATCCTGACCGGCGCAGATAACAATGTTGTCCACCGGCAGCACTTGCGGCTCGCCGGTTTCGCCGATGCGGATGTGCAGGCCTTCGTCGTCGATCTTCAGGTATTCGACGCTGTTGAGCATCTGCACCTGCTTGTTCTTCAGACCGGTACGGTGAATCCAGCCGGTGGTCTTGCCCAGACCGTCGCCGACCTTGGATTTCTTGCGTTGCAGCAGGAACACGTCACGGGCCGGTGCATGCGGTGCAGCCTTGATCCCGGCCACGCCACCACGGGCTTCCAGATTCGTGTCGATGCCCCACTCTTTCCAGAATGCAGCGCGATCCTGACTGGTGGCCACGCCTTCATGGACGAGGAATTCCGACACGTCAAAACCGATACCACCGGCGCCAATCACCGCTACCCGCTTGCCGACCGGTTTGCGCTCGAGCAGCACATCCAGATAGCTCAGCACTTTGGCATTCTCGACGCCCGGAATCGCCGGCAGACGCGGTGCAATACCGGTCGCCAGGATGACTTCGTCGTAACCACCTTCCACCAGTTTTGCCACATCGACACGGGTATTCAGGCACACCTCGACGTTGGTGGTCTGCAGTTTGCGTTTGAAGTAGCGCAGGGTTTCGTAGAACTCTTCCTTGCCCGGCACACGCTTGGCAACGTTGAACTGACCGCCGATTTCACTGGCCGAATCGAACAGCGTCACCTGATGCCCGCGCTCGGCGGCCACAGTGGCGGCGGACAGACCGGCAGGACCGGCACCGACCACGGCGATCTTCTTGATCTGCTTGACCGGCAGGTAGTTGAGTTCGGTCTCGTGGCAGGCACGCGGGTTGACCAGGCAACTGGTGAGCTTGCCGCCGAAGGTGTGATCGAGACAGGCCTGGTTGCAACCGATGCAGGTGTTGATTTCGTCGGCGCGGCCTTCAGCGGCCTTGTTGACGAAGTCCGGGTCGGCGAGGAACGGCCGCGCCATCGAAACCATGTCCGCATCGCCTTCGGCGAGAATCTGCTCGGCAACTTCCGGGGTGTTGATACGGTTGGTGGTAATCAGCGGGATGTTCACCGAACCACGCAGCTTGGCCGTGACCTTGCTGAATGCCGCACGCGGCACTTTGGTGGCGATGGTCGGAATCCGCGCTTCGTGCCAGCCGATGCCGGTGTTGATGATGGTCGCACCGGCCTGCTCGATGGCTTTGGCCAGGGTGACGATTTCTCCCCAGGTGCTGCCGCCTTCCACCAGATCGAGCATCGACAGACGGAAGATGATGATGAAGTTCGGGCCGACCGCTTCACGCACCCGGCGAACGATTTCCACCGGCAGGCGCATGCGGTTTTCGTAGCTGCCGCCCCAACGGTCGGTGCGGTGGTTGGTGTGGGCCGCGAGGAACTGGTTGATGAAGTAACCTTCGGAACCCATGATT
The sequence above is a segment of the Pseudomonas sp. HS6 genome. Coding sequences within it:
- a CDS encoding 1-aminocyclopropane-1-carboxylate deaminase/D-cysteine desulfhydrase codes for the protein MLLPPADWLPQAPLESLHLDWLTAAGIDVAILRLDRIDPLISGNKWFKLVKHLKAADRAGAEGIISLGGAHSNHLHALAAAGKRLGFTTVGLLRGHPQDTPTIRDLQGFGMQLHWLGYGGYRARHEPGFWQPWRAQYPTLHPVPEGGGGLPGAQGCTSLQEQVSEQLGKLRWDDYHGWWLACGTGTTLAGLVLAEAGQRPVYGAMAVPDDHGVAANVEAIVGDIAGYELIDASRGGFAKVDAPLLEFIAQTEQASDVPLEPLYTGKALLALKQQVEAGRFARGTRLIFIHTGGLQGRRGFDG
- a CDS encoding NADPH-dependent 2,4-dienoyl-CoA reductase, with product MTATYPHLLAPLDLGFTTLRNRTLMGSMHTGLEEKPGGFERMAAYFAERARGGVGLMVTGGIGPNDEGGVYSGAAKLTTEEEALKHRIVTRAVHDAGGKICMQILHAGRYAYSPKQVAPSAIQAPINPFKPKELDEEGIEKQISDFVTCSVLAQIAEYDGVEIMGSEGYFINQFLAAHTNHRTDRWGGSYENRMRLPVEIVRRVREAVGPNFIIIFRLSMLDLVEGGSTWGEIVTLAKAIEQAGATIINTGIGWHEARIPTIATKVPRAAFSKVTAKLRGSVNIPLITTNRINTPEVAEQILAEGDADMVSMARPFLADPDFVNKAAEGRADEINTCIGCNQACLDHTFGGKLTSCLVNPRACHETELNYLPVKQIKKIAVVGAGPAGLSAATVAAERGHQVTLFDSASEIGGQFNVAKRVPGKEEFYETLRYFKRKLQTTNVEVCLNTRVDVAKLVEGGYDEVILATGIAPRLPAIPGVENAKVLSYLDVLLERKPVGKRVAVIGAGGIGFDVSEFLVHEGVATSQDRAAFWKEWGIDTNLEARGGVAGIKAAPHAPARDVFLLQRKKSKVGDGLGKTTGWIHRTGLKNKQVQMLNSVEYLKIDDEGLHIRIGETGEPQVLPVDNIVICAGQDPLRELQEGLVAAGQNVHLIGGADVAAELDAKRAINQGSRLAAEL
- a CDS encoding cytochrome b; translated protein: MPWTSSESRYSTVSVLLHWLMLVLLVLVYASMELRGIFPKGSGGRSLIREVHYMLGLTVFVLVWFRLLARSIGPAPKIFPASPQWQTALARLMHWALYLFMISMPILGWLITSAEGHQVMFYGFDLPLLVQEDKAFAKQVEHWHVLIGNIGYWLIGLHALAGLYHHYVVGDNTLLRMMPKRNQV